Part of the Candidatus Thiothrix putei genome, TCGAGTTGCCCTAGTTGATCGTCGGAAAGTTCAAGTTCCTTACCGATACCGCGTAACGCACCAGACAGCACACGTACTTGTTCCAAGCGACTGTCGATAGACAGCCGAATGTCATAATGTTGATACTTCGTTTCCATTAGGCTGTCTCCGTTTCCGGCAACAGTTCACTGTAGAAACTGTGCATATTGCTAAACAACATCATGTCGTGAATGTCACTTGGGTTCAGCACCCGACGTCGATCATCGACTAACCAACGAATTTGCGCGTCACTAACATTTAGTACATCGCCATCTGGGGAAATGCAGTCCCCACCGAAAATCAGTTTGTGATCAAGCGCAGCCATACCGCCAATACGGGTGTAATCGCTAATCAGGCATTCTCGAATTTCCGCACCAGACTCGACTAAGCAATTCGCGCCAATCATGCACGGCCCGGTAATCTTGCTGCCTGCTTCAATTTTGGTGCTACTGCCGATATACACAGGCGGGGTAATTTTGACGCGTTCCCAATTCACGCTGACATTGATTCCCGTCCATACGCCGGGGCGCACTTCTTTGCCCGGCATTTGAAAACCGTGAATCTCACCTTGCAAGGCTTGGCGCGTGGCTGCCCACACATCCGGCACTGAACCAATGTCTACCCATTGAAAATCCATCTTGATACCGAAAAACTCTTCACCTGCCGCCACTAATGCAGGGAATAGCTGACTGCCAATGTCATATTCCACCCCAGCGGGAATGTAATCAAAAATTTCTGGCTCGAATAGATAAATGCCAGTATTGATCAGGTTAGAAACAGCCTCTTCCGGCTGAGGTTTTTCTTGGAATTGCACAATACGTTGACGGTCATCCAACTTCACAACCCCGTACTTGTGGACTTCAGCCTGCGGCACTTCCTGCAAGATAATGGTCGCAACCCCCCCCCTCTCTCGGTGTTGGCGCAGTGCTTCACTGAGATCAAGATCAATCCACGCATCGCCACACAACACAATGAAGGTCTCATCGAAAAAGCCAGAAAAGGCTTGGATACGCTTCATGCCACCAGCAGAGCCAAGCGCCTTACCCTCCAACCCCTCCTCTGTCATATAGCCTTCGTAGGAATAAGCTAGGTGTACACCTAACTGATGACCATCACGAAAATAGTTTTCGATCACAGGCGCAAGATGGCTGGTATTCACCACAATATCTTGTACACCATGAGTACGTAGTAACTCGACAATGGACTCCATCACGGGCTTGCGTAGAATCGGGATCATGGGTTTTGGCATTTCATTGGTGATAGGGCGTACCCGCGTACCTTTACCCGCTGCCAGAATCATTGCCTTCATAGAAAGCACCTCCTCAGATGTGAAACGCTATCAATTAGGCAACAACAGCACCCAGTGCCGCCTCAACACTATCTGCCATGCGGAACACGCGATCCATGCGGGTCAGCTTAAAGAGGTCAGCCACAATACCTTTTGCACCTGCAATGATCAGATCGCCACGATTACCCACCATTTTCAATAAGCTAACTAATGCACCGAGGCTGCTACTGTCCATGAATTGGACTTGGCTAAGATCCAACACAATACGCGTAGTGCCATCGGTGAGCAGTTGGCTAATTTGGTGTTTAAGTTCAGGAGCGATGGCGGCGTCCATACGAGCTTCGCCGATGGTAGCGACGGTGAATTCACCTTGAACATGAGTAGAGAGTTTCATTCTTGTTGTCCTCGTTGTTTTTAAGAACCAATCCGGCTTATTTTTTTATAAATATATTGTATACGCCAATTAGTCCAAACGGCAATAATTGTCTCCTGAACGGTCGATCCTTCTTACAAAATATGATAATCCTTTTTTATGTGTGGCAAACCTCATATAATCAAACAATAGATTTCATGAAAACAATAAGTAAGTACAGGAAACCACATCATGTGTGCTCACCATCTACCTGCCCGGCTATTCGTTGACCAAAGTGGAACACCTGAAGGCTTATTTCAATTATTGGATAACGCCTTGGCAGCAGGTGCACAGAGTGTATTTGTGCTGGCTGCTGATGCCAATGGATTCACCCCCTCACAATTGGATAAGCACTTACAAACGTTCCCTATTCCCATTTTTGGCGGTATATTCCCGGAAATCATTGCCAACGGCGAGATACTTCAACGTGGTAGCATTGTATGCGGCTTACCGATGCTCAGTGAGGTTTATCATATTGAGCACTTATCCGACCCTGACGAAGATTATTTTCAGGCAGCCGAAGCGCTGTCTGCATTGATTCCCCCGCACTCAACCCTAGTGACCTTAGTCGATGGCCTTAGCAAGCGGATTGCAGCACTATTAGAAGGTATCTATGAAGTCTTCGGTGATAGTTGCCAGTACATCGGTGGTGGAGCCGGTTCCTTAAGTTTTAAGCCAAAACCTTGTTTATTTAGCAACCAAGGTTTACGGGTTGATTGTGCACAAATTATCGCCATTCAACAACCATTGAACCTTGGTATTGAACATGGCTGGCATAAGTTTGCAGGGCCTTTTTTCGTTACGGGAGCTTACGAAAACACCATTACCACAATCGACTACCAACCCGCTTTCGAGGTTTACCGACAAGTAGTGGAAGCAGACAGCGGCAAACGTTTTCAAGATGTTGAATTTTTCGATCTGGCAAAAAGTTATCCATTTGGCTTAGAGCGTCTGAACGGCGATGTTGTGGTACGTGACCCGCTCTTTAACAATGACAATAAACTTACCTGTGTCGGGGAGGTTCCTGCCAATCATATTATCTACATCCTCAAGGGGGAGGCCGATGACCTGCTGGCAGCTTCCCGTACCTGTGCAGCCACCGCGATGCAGGTACAAGCGCCCCCGCTACTGGCTTTACTGTTTGACTGCATCAGTCGCACCCTCTTTTTAGAAACGCGTTTTGCCGAAGAGATTAACAATATTCACGCCCCCCTACCTAACAACGTACCACTAGTGGGCGCTTTATCATTGGGTGAAATCGCGGATGCAGGTCACACTTGCCTAGAATTTTTCAATAAAACCATTGTGCTAGGCATCATCACGCAAACAGAGAGCACACTGGCATGAACCCAACTCTAGAACTGGTTTCTGTTCAATACGCCCTCGCCCTACTGATTGGGCAGGATTTGGATTTGCGCATCATGTTACGCAAGTTTCTGCCCCCTGCTTTGAAGCTATTGAATTGCCGCAGCGGCTATATCTGGCTGCACCAAAGCATTGCTCAAAAAAATCAAGACAATGCATCTGCTCCGCCACCCTGTTACAGCTCCCCCTCCTTACGCGGAACCTTAGAAACAGACCTGCCACACTTAGCTACACAGGTACAACACTTTGCTAAACAGGACTGGTTCATTAAAAAACCGGGGGAAATCATTTCAATACAAGGTTCCTACTACCACTTTATGCCAATTGGTGACAATGGCCTACTCGTCTTAGTGCGCGACCCACCACTGCCAAACACATACATGCTGGCATTAGGTTTAGTACTCAAGCGCCTCGAAACAGCTTGCCTAGCCTGCCTACAACATGCTTATTTAGAAGAGGCTCGCAAAGAAGCACTCCAAGCCAAGGAAATGGCCGAAAAAGCCAGTAAAGCCAAAAGCGAGTTTCTGGCGATGATTAGCCACGAAATCCGCACGCCCATGAATGGCATTATCGGCTTGACGGACTTGATGCTGTATAGTGAAGTTTCCGCCTCCCAACGCGAACACCTAGGCATGATCAAATCATCGTCCAACGCCTTGCTCGACATCATTAATGAAATCCTCGACTTTTCACGCATTGAAGCTGGAACGCTAACACTCAGCAATACTCCCTTTCAGTTACGCCCCTTATTGCAGGACACTTTTACACCACTTGCCTTGCGGGCAAAGGGTAAGCACCTCACGTTCCAATGGGAAATAGCGGCTGATATACCCGACACTCTCGAAGGTGATGAAGGACGCTTGCGCCAAGTCATGATTAATCTGGTCGGCAATGCCATCAAATTCACCGAGCGCGGGGAAGTAAACGTCACCATCAGCTTGCAAAGTGGTGCGCCAAACGGTCAAGTCTGTGTGCAATTTGCCGTGCGTGATACGGGTATTGGCATTCCCCCTGACAAACAAGCCAACATTTTTCAGCCCTTCCAACAAGCAGATAGCTCGATCACTAGGCGTTATGGTGGCACAGGTTTAGGCTTAACGATTTCGTCACAACTCATCACCATGATGGGCGGACGTTTACGGTTAGCAAGTGATGCCGGTGAAGGCAGTATTTTTTATTTTAGTGTACCGTTCACCATCTCCACACAGCTCACCCCCAGCGCGAAACCAACACAGCAATCCCTGCAACGTACCGAACGCCCCCTCAATATTCTCCTTGCAGAGGACAACGCCATTAACAGGATGCTGGCTGTGCGCCTGTTAAACAAAGCAGGGCATCACGTCAAAGTTGCAGAAAACGGGCAAGAAGCGCTACATGCATGGGAACAGACCCGCCCTGATGTCATCCTCATGGATGTGCAAATGCCGATTATGGATGGATTGGAAGCCACCACCCGAATTCGCTCACAAGAACAAAGCCAGCAATTAACGCATACACCAATCATTGCTTTGACCGCGAATGCCATGAACAGCGACCGGGAACAATGCCTGGCAGCGGGAATGGATAATTTTCTCAGCAAACCCTTTAATGTACAGGACTTGCTGGAAGTCTTAGCACACTCATGTCCTTCAACATAAATCAATCATTAACAAAGAAATATCATCTGGCTTTTCTGTGCTTGTGCTATTCAACCCTAACTTCAGTGCTAATTGCTGAATCACCTGACTGGCAGGCTGCTGCATCAGCGGTTGCAGGCATCTTTTTAGCGTTGCCTCGGTAATCATCTCACCATTAGCTTCTTGCAACTCCAGCAACCCATCCGAATACAAAATAAAGCGGCTGCCAGCGGGAAACGGCAAATGAATGGTTTCATACGCCATATCGGGCAACAACCCAATGGGAAAGCCAGTGCAATCAATCTGCTCCAATTGCGCTGTCATGGGGCTATACAAAAACGGCTGCGGATGCCCCGCCTGCACAAAATACAGTTGCTCCTGACGCGTATCGACCACCCCCATAATCAAGGTGAGATAATGATCGCCCGTATCCAAACGATAATGTAAATGATGATTCAGACGTTCAGCTAAACGTGACGGAAAAGTTGCAACGGTACGTGCATCCAACTCCTCCAAACAATGCAACTCACTGGTAGCACTGAGTAACGTTTGCAAACACATCGACAATAAAGCGGATGCAATCCCATGCCCAGAGACATCAATAGAGTAGAAAAACAACAGATCATCATTAATGGGAAAATAGTTAAACGTATCCCCACCAATATACTGTGCGGGCTGGAAAAACCAATCCACAGCAATGCGCCCAAACGCTTTCTGGCTAGGCAACACGCCTGCTTGCAACACCGCTGCCCGTTCCAAATCACTTTGAATCAATTGCTGTGCTGCCGATAACGAATGATTCACGCTTTCCAAATGACGGTTTTTATCTTCCAACGAATGTTCTAAATCCAATACTCTTTGTGCAGCACGCAAACGCACTTCTAATTCTTCACGCACAATCGGCTTGGTGGCAAAATCATCTGCACCCGCTTCCATCCCCTGAATCAGGTTTTGCTTACCGGACATACCCGTGAGCAAAATAATGTACACGTAATACGGCAACTCAGCCGTGCGCACAGTACGGCATAATGTTGGACCATCCATGATCGGCATGACCCAATCACTGATGACCAATTGAAAATGATGTCGCTGAATCAACTGCCAAGCAGTCTCACCGTTTTCCGCCAGCATTACCTGGTGTCCCATCAGGGTAAGAATACGGCGCAGAATCAACTGCATATCTCTGGCATCATCGACGACTAAGATGTTCATTAGCTATATCTTGTTTTTATGATGTTATTAACACTCGGATAGAGATATGCTATCATTAAAACACAAGATGTCCATATAGATAAAAATGATAAAAAATACAATTCCGGCAAATGGCATCCTTTACGTTTGTCGGATCATCATAACCAACAGGTTAAGGTATAAAAATGACTCATATCACTCCTGTCGATGAAGAAACCTATGCACTGTTGCAGGAAATCATGGCTGACGAATTCACCGAACTGGTAGAATTTTTTCTCACGGATACCGAACAGTCACTGGTTCTGCTCCAACACTGTGTCGCCACGCAAGACAGTACACAAGTAGGCACACTCTGCCACAAACTCAAATCCAGCAGTAAGTTGATTGGTGCATTCCAGTTAGCAGAATTCACCAACTTACTCGAAGACTACAAAGATCATCATGATCAGCAAATCGCCCGAACACACCTAAACCACTTGTGTGCGGAATTTACCCAAGTTGTCGGTTGGCTCAAACAGCAACCAGCTATTGCTTAAAAATAAACGAACAATCATAACAACAGGAATAGTACATGAAAGGCTTAGTGTTTACGGAATTTCTGGAAATGGTGGAACAAACGTTTTCGGCTGATATGGTGGATGACATTATTGAAGCATCCGACTTACCCTCTGGCGGTGCTTATACAGCAGTAGGTACTTATCCCCATTCCGAAATGGTCACGCTGGTGCAAAACCTTTCCAAACAAACCGGAATGCCAGTACCCGATCTGATCAAAGCATTTGGGCGTTATTTGTTCAGCCGATTTGTCGCGCTTTACCCTAGCTTTTTTGAATCAACACCGGATGCCTTTGATTTTCTGGACTCCATCGAAAATTATGTCCACGTTGAAGTACGTAAACTCTATCCAGATGCTGAACTGCCGACTTTTTATACGGCACGCGAAGGCACGCAAAAATTAACCATGATTTACCGCTCCAAGCACCCATTTGCTACCTTAGCAGAAGGCTTGATCGAAGGCTGTTTGACGCACTATCAAGTCAATGCGCACATCGAAATGATTGACCGCTCTGCGGGTCAAGGTACACATGTTGAATTTCACATCACCCGGTTGGATGTGTGATGAATGACGAAATAACTCGCCTGCAACGCCGCCTAGAACGTGAGCGCAGCGCTCGCAAACAGGCAGAACAATTGCTGGAAAGTAAAAGCCTCGCCTTATACCAAGCTAACCAAGAACTCCGGGCGCAAGCTGATTCACTCGAACAAATGATCATCGAGCGTACCCGCGAGTTAGTCGAAGCGCGTGATCAAGCACTTTCTGCGAGTCGTTCCAAAAGCGCTTTTTTAGCCGCCATGAGTCATGAAATTCGTACCCCCATGAATGGCATCATCGGCATGACGACCTTGTTGCAGGACACGCCCTTGGATCCCAATCAACGCCGTCAAGTTGAAATGACGCTGCAATCGGCACAATCATTACTGGGTATTATCAACGACGTTCTTGACATCTCACGGCTAGATGCAGGCAAACTCGAATTGCTAGCAGAAGATTTCAAATTAAGTGAAACCCTCCCCAGTATTATCGAAACCATGGGAATTATCGCCAGCCAAAAACATCTGGAACTGTTTACGATTGTGGATAAGCGCGTCTCCAATTGTTTACACGGTGATGCATTACGTCTGCGCCAAATATTAATGAACCTGCTCGGTAACGCCATCAAGTTTACCCAGCAAGGGCAGATTATCCTGCGTATTTTGCCAGCCACTCACACTACAATCGGTATCCGTGTTGAAATACAAGATTCTGGAGTGGGTATTCCACAAAACAAACAATCCGCACTCTTTCACGCCTTCAGCCAAATCAACCGTTACGATCAACACAATGGCAGCGGTACAGGCTTAGGACTGGCAATAAGCCGT contains:
- a CDS encoding heme NO-binding domain-containing protein → MKGLVFTEFLEMVEQTFSADMVDDIIEASDLPSGGAYTAVGTYPHSEMVTLVQNLSKQTGMPVPDLIKAFGRYLFSRFVALYPSFFESTPDAFDFLDSIENYVHVEVRKLYPDAELPTFYTAREGTQKLTMIYRSKHPFATLAEGLIEGCLTHYQVNAHIEMIDRSAGQGTHVEFHITRLDV
- a CDS encoding NDP-sugar synthase is translated as MKAMILAAGKGTRVRPITNEMPKPMIPILRKPVMESIVELLRTHGVQDIVVNTSHLAPVIENYFRDGHQLGVHLAYSYEGYMTEEGLEGKALGSAGGMKRIQAFSGFFDETFIVLCGDAWIDLDLSEALRQHRERGGVATIILQEVPQAEVHKYGVVKLDDRQRIVQFQEKPQPEEAVSNLINTGIYLFEPEIFDYIPAGVEYDIGSQLFPALVAAGEEFFGIKMDFQWVDIGSVPDVWAATRQALQGEIHGFQMPGKEVRPGVWTGINVSVNWERVKITPPVYIGSSTKIEAGSKITGPCMIGANCLVESGAEIRECLISDYTRIGGMAALDHKLIFGGDCISPDGDVLNVSDAQIRWLVDDRRRVLNPSDIHDMMLFSNMHSFYSELLPETETA
- a CDS encoding ATP-binding protein; translation: MNPTLELVSVQYALALLIGQDLDLRIMLRKFLPPALKLLNCRSGYIWLHQSIAQKNQDNASAPPPCYSSPSLRGTLETDLPHLATQVQHFAKQDWFIKKPGEIISIQGSYYHFMPIGDNGLLVLVRDPPLPNTYMLALGLVLKRLETACLACLQHAYLEEARKEALQAKEMAEKASKAKSEFLAMISHEIRTPMNGIIGLTDLMLYSEVSASQREHLGMIKSSSNALLDIINEILDFSRIEAGTLTLSNTPFQLRPLLQDTFTPLALRAKGKHLTFQWEIAADIPDTLEGDEGRLRQVMINLVGNAIKFTERGEVNVTISLQSGAPNGQVCVQFAVRDTGIGIPPDKQANIFQPFQQADSSITRRYGGTGLGLTISSQLITMMGGRLRLASDAGEGSIFYFSVPFTISTQLTPSAKPTQQSLQRTERPLNILLAEDNAINRMLAVRLLNKAGHHVKVAENGQEALHAWEQTRPDVILMDVQMPIMDGLEATTRIRSQEQSQQLTHTPIIALTANAMNSDREQCLAAGMDNFLSKPFNVQDLLEVLAHSCPST
- a CDS encoding SpoIIE family protein phosphatase; amino-acid sequence: MNILVVDDARDMQLILRRILTLMGHQVMLAENGETAWQLIQRHHFQLVISDWVMPIMDGPTLCRTVRTAELPYYVYIILLTGMSGKQNLIQGMEAGADDFATKPIVREELEVRLRAAQRVLDLEHSLEDKNRHLESVNHSLSAAQQLIQSDLERAAVLQAGVLPSQKAFGRIAVDWFFQPAQYIGGDTFNYFPINDDLLFFYSIDVSGHGIASALLSMCLQTLLSATSELHCLEELDARTVATFPSRLAERLNHHLHYRLDTGDHYLTLIMGVVDTRQEQLYFVQAGHPQPFLYSPMTAQLEQIDCTGFPIGLLPDMAYETIHLPFPAGSRFILYSDGLLELQEANGEMITEATLKRCLQPLMQQPASQVIQQLALKLGLNSTSTEKPDDISLLMIDLC
- a CDS encoding FIST C-terminal domain-containing protein; translation: MCAHHLPARLFVDQSGTPEGLFQLLDNALAAGAQSVFVLAADANGFTPSQLDKHLQTFPIPIFGGIFPEIIANGEILQRGSIVCGLPMLSEVYHIEHLSDPDEDYFQAAEALSALIPPHSTLVTLVDGLSKRIAALLEGIYEVFGDSCQYIGGGAGSLSFKPKPCLFSNQGLRVDCAQIIAIQQPLNLGIEHGWHKFAGPFFVTGAYENTITTIDYQPAFEVYRQVVEADSGKRFQDVEFFDLAKSYPFGLERLNGDVVVRDPLFNNDNKLTCVGEVPANHIIYILKGEADDLLAASRTCAATAMQVQAPPLLALLFDCISRTLFLETRFAEEINNIHAPLPNNVPLVGALSLGEIADAGHTCLEFFNKTIVLGIITQTESTLA
- a CDS encoding Hpt domain-containing protein: MTHITPVDEETYALLQEIMADEFTELVEFFLTDTEQSLVLLQHCVATQDSTQVGTLCHKLKSSSKLIGAFQLAEFTNLLEDYKDHHDQQIARTHLNHLCAEFTQVVGWLKQQPAIA
- a CDS encoding STAS domain-containing protein — translated: MKLSTHVQGEFTVATIGEARMDAAIAPELKHQISQLLTDGTTRIVLDLSQVQFMDSSSLGALVSLLKMVGNRGDLIIAGAKGIVADLFKLTRMDRVFRMADSVEAALGAVVA